One region of Hymenobacter sediminicola genomic DNA includes:
- a CDS encoding sugar transferase — MIRTIQLLKLIAADFLAALLAWVCFYIARKYLLNEMTGYRFTEGVLFDLTGSAIFIAAFWTALYALIGEYRDIFRKSRLAEIIRLARVSVLGAVVIFFVLLLDDEGVQNYRSYYKTISAYFLLHFTITAVLRTWAVSSVQHLVRNGTIYFNTLLVGSNALALETLQELRRTGRHLGLKLVGYAPIEEGTVDAALAAELPARGSYRRLPALVRALKIEQIVIAIEPSEHRVIEEILTLLEGTPARVSILPDLYQMLLGSVKVSHVFGTPLIEIKQDLLPVWQKVLKRVIDVTASALFLLLAWPVYAFTAIMVKLSSPGPVFYSQERIGRQGHPFRIYKFRSMYTDAEKQGPSLSSDHDPRITPWGRFMRKVRLDELPQFWNVIKGDMSIVGPRPERQFFIDQIVKIAPHYRHLHRVRPGLTSLGQVKYGYAETVAQMVERLKFDILYIENMSLAMDFRVLLYTLKIIMEGRGK, encoded by the coding sequence TTGATTCGCACTATCCAACTACTGAAGCTGATAGCCGCCGACTTTCTGGCAGCCCTGTTGGCCTGGGTGTGTTTCTATATCGCACGCAAGTACCTGCTCAATGAAATGACGGGCTACCGGTTCACGGAAGGCGTGCTGTTCGACCTGACCGGCTCCGCTATTTTCATTGCCGCCTTCTGGACCGCGCTGTACGCTCTGATTGGCGAATACCGCGACATTTTTCGCAAGTCGCGCTTGGCCGAGATTATCCGGCTGGCTCGCGTATCGGTGCTGGGGGCGGTGGTTATTTTCTTCGTGCTGCTCCTCGACGACGAGGGCGTGCAGAACTACCGCTCGTACTACAAAACCATTTCCGCCTACTTCCTGCTGCATTTCACCATTACGGCCGTGCTGCGCACCTGGGCCGTGAGCAGCGTGCAGCATCTGGTGCGCAACGGCACTATTTACTTCAATACGCTGCTGGTGGGCTCCAATGCGCTGGCCCTGGAAACGCTGCAGGAGCTGCGCCGCACCGGCCGCCACCTGGGCCTGAAGCTGGTAGGCTACGCACCCATTGAGGAAGGCACCGTGGACGCAGCGCTGGCGGCCGAATTGCCCGCCCGCGGCTCCTACCGCCGCCTGCCGGCTCTGGTTCGGGCGCTCAAAATCGAGCAGATTGTTATTGCCATTGAGCCCAGTGAACACCGCGTGATTGAGGAGATTCTGACGCTGCTGGAAGGCACCCCAGCCCGTGTCAGCATCCTGCCCGACCTGTACCAGATGCTGCTGGGCTCGGTGAAGGTGAGCCACGTATTCGGTACGCCGCTCATTGAAATCAAGCAGGATCTGCTGCCGGTGTGGCAAAAGGTGCTTAAGCGCGTTATTGATGTTACTGCGTCGGCGCTGTTTCTGCTGCTGGCCTGGCCCGTGTATGCCTTCACGGCCATCATGGTAAAACTGTCGTCGCCGGGACCGGTATTCTACTCGCAGGAGCGCATCGGGCGGCAGGGGCACCCGTTCCGCATCTACAAGTTCCGCTCGATGTATACCGACGCCGAGAAGCAGGGTCCATCGCTCAGCTCCGACCACGACCCACGCATTACGCCCTGGGGCCGGTTTATGCGCAAAGTCCGGCTCGATGAGCTGCCGCAGTTCTGGAACGTCATCAAGGGCGACATGAGCATTGTGGGGCCGCGGCCCGAGCGACAGTTTTTCATCGACCAGATTGTGAAGATTGCGCCTCACTACCGCCATTTGCACCGCGTGCGGCCCGGCCTCACCAGCCTCGGGCAAGTGAAATATGGCTACGCTGAAACCGTAGCCCAGATGGTAGAACGGCTCAAGTTCGACATCCTCTACATCGAAAACATGAGCCTAGCTATGGACTTTCGCGTGCTGCTCTACACGCTCAAAATCATCATGGAAGGCCGGGGGAAATAG
- a CDS encoding riboflavin synthase, whose amino-acid sequence MFTGIIEGLGTIAQVRREGSNIHFTVQSPFAAELKIDQSVAHDGVCLTVVAVDGMAGTHVVTAIDETLQKTNLAHWQPGRRVNLERCLAANGRFDGHIVQGHVDLTAECEAVEDQNGSWLYRFRHAPGPGRVTVEKGSICINGTSLTCFNSTDGGFSVAIIPYTYEHTTFQDLRPGHQVNLEFDIVGKYVAKLLGK is encoded by the coding sequence ATGTTTACCGGAATCATAGAAGGCCTAGGCACTATTGCGCAGGTTCGCCGCGAAGGCAGCAACATCCATTTTACCGTGCAGTCACCGTTTGCGGCCGAGTTGAAGATTGACCAGAGCGTGGCCCACGACGGCGTGTGCCTGACCGTAGTAGCCGTGGACGGCATGGCAGGTACCCACGTGGTAACGGCCATTGACGAGACGCTGCAGAAAACCAATCTGGCGCACTGGCAGCCCGGCCGCCGCGTGAATCTGGAGCGCTGCCTGGCCGCTAACGGCCGCTTCGATGGCCACATTGTGCAGGGCCACGTGGACCTGACGGCGGAATGTGAGGCCGTGGAAGACCAGAACGGCTCTTGGCTCTACCGGTTCCGGCATGCGCCCGGCCCCGGCCGCGTGACCGTGGAAAAAGGCTCTATCTGCATCAACGGTACCAGCCTCACCTGCTTCAATAGCACCGACGGCGGTTTCTCGGTGGCCATCATTCCGTATACCTACGAGCACACCACGTTCCAGGACCTGCGGCCGGGCCACCAAGTGAATCTGGAATTCGACATCGTGGGCAAGTACGTGGCCAAATTGCTAGGCAAATAG
- a CDS encoding protein-L-isoaspartate(D-aspartate) O-methyltransferase: MHADTYRHRGQRRALVEELRRKGIRSERVLSAVQAVPRHAFFEAAFQQHAYQDKAFPIGEGQTISQPYTVAYQTELLAPEPQHRVLEIGTGSGYQCCVLLELTPHVYSIEYQPVLFERTRRRLAHMHRAAHLFCGDGSLGLPQHAPFDRILVTAGSPTLPRPLLRQLRVGGCLVIPVGDAQVQRMVRVTRVSEEEFTREQFEEFRFVPLLGQAGWNS; the protein is encoded by the coding sequence ATGCACGCCGATACCTACCGACACCGTGGCCAGCGCCGCGCCCTTGTAGAAGAGTTGCGCCGCAAAGGCATCCGCAGTGAGCGGGTACTCAGTGCGGTACAAGCCGTGCCGCGGCATGCTTTCTTCGAGGCCGCCTTCCAGCAGCACGCCTACCAGGACAAAGCATTTCCCATTGGCGAGGGCCAGACCATTTCGCAGCCTTACACGGTAGCGTACCAGACCGAGCTGCTGGCCCCCGAGCCGCAGCACCGCGTGCTGGAAATCGGGACGGGCTCAGGCTACCAGTGCTGCGTGCTGCTGGAACTAACGCCGCACGTCTACAGCATCGAATACCAGCCCGTACTGTTTGAGCGCACCCGCCGCCGCCTGGCGCACATGCACCGCGCGGCGCACCTGTTCTGCGGCGACGGTTCCCTGGGCCTGCCCCAGCATGCCCCCTTCGACCGGATTCTGGTGACGGCCGGCTCCCCAACCCTGCCCCGCCCGCTGCTGCGGCAGCTGCGGGTAGGCGGCTGCCTGGTCATTCCTGTGGGCGACGCACAGGTGCAGCGCATGGTACGCGTAACCCGTGTGAGCGAAGAAGAGTTTACCCGTGAGCAGTTTGAGGAGTTTCGGTTTGTGCCGCTGCTTGGCCAGGCCGGCTGGAACAGCTAG